One Pseudonocardia sediminis DNA window includes the following coding sequences:
- a CDS encoding ABC transporter ATP-binding protein: MSTRPPRTAPGEGPLLDVRDLTVRFTRRGEPDTVAVDGVSFDIEPGEIVGLVGESGCGKSVTSLAIMGLLPGRGPKVGGEVRFGGDDLLTLSDAALRQRRGRDLGMVFQDPLSSLNPVVPVGAQITEALTRHRGMDKKAARSEAVTLLERVGIPDPARRVSSYPHQMSGGMRQRALIAIALACSPRLLIADEPTTALDVTIQAQILELLRDLVAETGTALMMITHDLGVVAGLCDRVNVLYAGRIVERAERHRLFATPRHPYTHGLIGSIPRLDSDPGQELPAITGSVNDNLPWDTACAFAPRCSRAIEICTEATPLVETAASRMLRCHNPVPATSA, encoded by the coding sequence TCCGCGACCTGACGGTCCGCTTCACCCGCCGCGGCGAGCCGGACACCGTCGCCGTCGACGGCGTCTCGTTCGACATCGAGCCGGGCGAGATCGTCGGGCTGGTGGGGGAGTCCGGCTGCGGCAAGTCGGTCACCTCGCTGGCGATCATGGGGCTGCTGCCCGGGCGCGGCCCGAAGGTCGGCGGCGAGGTGCGCTTCGGCGGCGACGACCTGCTCACGCTCTCCGACGCGGCGCTTCGGCAGCGTCGTGGGCGGGACCTGGGGATGGTGTTCCAGGACCCGCTGTCGTCGCTGAACCCGGTCGTCCCGGTCGGGGCGCAGATCACCGAGGCGCTGACCCGGCACCGCGGGATGGACAAGAAGGCCGCCCGGTCCGAGGCCGTCACGCTGCTCGAACGGGTCGGCATCCCGGACCCCGCGCGGCGGGTGAGCTCGTACCCGCACCAGATGTCGGGCGGCATGCGCCAGCGCGCGCTGATCGCGATCGCGCTGGCCTGCAGCCCCCGCCTGCTGATCGCCGACGAGCCGACGACCGCCCTGGACGTCACCATCCAGGCGCAGATCCTGGAGCTGCTGCGCGATCTGGTCGCCGAGACCGGCACCGCGCTGATGATGATCACCCACGACCTCGGCGTCGTGGCCGGGCTCTGCGACCGGGTCAACGTGCTCTACGCGGGCCGGATCGTCGAGCGCGCGGAGCGGCACCGCCTCTTCGCGACACCGCGGCACCCGTACACGCACGGGCTGATCGGCTCCATCCCGCGGCTGGACTCCGACCCGGGCCAGGAGCTGCCGGCGATCACCGGCTCGGTCAACGACAACCTGCCGTGGGACACCGCCTGTGCGTTCGCCCCGCGCTGCTCGCGGGCGATCGAGATCTGCACCGAGGCGACGCCGCTCGTGGAGACGGCGGCGTCGCGGATGCTGCGCTGCCACAACCCCGTCCCGGCGACGTCGGCGTGA